The proteins below come from a single Ignavibacteriales bacterium genomic window:
- a CDS encoding phosphatase PAP2 family protein, protein MNVRKSLSLLSPADLVSIVFLLFLIGLNLVFFSRVPQWCELAAINLAVIALIFFLAWGAKEKKTRLLVGLHRWYCYLIIIFVFKEIYLMVHPIHPTDYDQVLIAIDHWVFGVHPTQWIGQFAHPVLTEILQIAYFSYYILFIILGVEIYRRYAIEAFDKAAFMIVYGFYLSYLGYFSLPGVGPRFTLHDFALLETELPGILLTNTLRAIINAGESIPQIHDHAIDVVQRDVFPSGHTQLTMIVIALGFRYTLKTRWVLLAFGTLLILATVYLRYHYVVDLVAGALLAWFTFWTGDKLEVWWSGTTTRLRGGEELT, encoded by the coding sequence ATGAATGTTCGCAAGTCCCTCTCGCTTCTCTCGCCGGCCGACCTTGTATCGATCGTCTTCCTGCTCTTCCTGATCGGTCTCAACTTGGTCTTCTTTTCACGCGTTCCTCAATGGTGCGAACTCGCAGCGATCAATCTCGCCGTCATCGCACTCATTTTCTTCCTCGCATGGGGGGCAAAGGAAAAAAAGACGAGGCTGCTTGTTGGTCTGCACCGATGGTACTGCTATCTCATCATCATCTTCGTTTTCAAAGAGATCTACCTGATGGTGCATCCCATTCACCCCACTGATTACGATCAGGTCCTGATCGCCATCGACCATTGGGTGTTTGGTGTCCATCCGACTCAATGGATCGGTCAGTTCGCTCATCCTGTGCTGACGGAAATACTCCAGATAGCGTACTTCTCGTACTATATTCTCTTCATCATTCTCGGCGTGGAAATCTATCGCCGGTACGCGATCGAAGCCTTCGACAAAGCGGCGTTCATGATCGTATACGGTTTCTACCTGTCGTACCTGGGATACTTTTCGCTGCCGGGAGTCGGTCCGCGCTTCACGCTCCATGATTTCGCCCTGCTGGAAACCGAGCTCCCCGGTATTCTCCTGACGAACACGCTTCGTGCAATCATCAACGCCGGGGAATCCATTCCGCAGATTCATGATCATGCAATAGACGTCGTGCAACGGGACGTGTTCCCGAGCGGACATACGCAGTTGACGATGATCGTCATCGCGCTCGGGTTTCGCTATACGCTGAAGACGCGCTGGGTGTTGCTCGCGTTCGGAACTTTGCTCATCCTTGCCACAGTATACCTCCGCTATCACTATGTCGTCGACCTGGTTGCGGGAGCCCTTCTTGCGTGGTTTACCTTCTGGACAGGGGACAAGCTTGAAGTGTGGTGGAGCGGGACAACGACGCGCCTCCGCGGCGGAGAAGAGTTGACTTGA
- the rsmA gene encoding 16S rRNA (adenine(1518)-N(6)/adenine(1519)-N(6))-dimethyltransferase RsmA produces the protein MLPPKKSLGQNFLRDENVARNIVDSLNVRPDDVVVEIGPGQGALTKYLHDRCSRLVAIEIDERAVGILKESFGSSVDIVHADVRTVSLPQFVGREGQRLRVVGNIPYNITSEILFWLFDQHTVVEDATLMVQLEVARRFVAPIGTKDYGILAVSVRYYTDPELLFKVSRNSFYPRPGVDSAIVRLSFRKHLDECDRELLTSIVRSTFGKRRKTLRNGLRYMGFPDAQLDSVSFDLTRRPEQLSLEEFLELTRLLHPFRGFLRRETLSLPGAGSTRPR, from the coding sequence ATGCTTCCACCAAAAAAATCCCTCGGACAGAATTTCCTTCGTGATGAGAATGTTGCGCGCAACATTGTCGACAGCCTGAACGTACGTCCTGACGATGTTGTCGTCGAAATTGGACCCGGACAGGGAGCGCTCACCAAATACCTCCATGATCGATGCTCCCGCCTTGTCGCCATCGAGATCGACGAGCGGGCGGTAGGAATTCTGAAGGAGTCGTTCGGCTCATCGGTCGACATTGTGCACGCCGATGTCCGCACTGTTTCTCTCCCTCAGTTCGTTGGGCGGGAGGGGCAGCGACTGCGCGTTGTCGGCAATATCCCTTACAATATTACGAGCGAGATTCTCTTCTGGCTCTTTGACCAGCACACGGTCGTCGAAGACGCGACACTGATGGTGCAGCTCGAGGTGGCCAGGCGGTTCGTGGCGCCGATCGGGACGAAGGACTACGGCATCCTGGCCGTCTCTGTGCGCTATTACACCGACCCGGAACTTCTGTTCAAAGTTTCCCGGAATTCCTTCTACCCGCGGCCGGGAGTGGATTCAGCGATTGTCCGCCTCAGTTTTCGCAAACACCTTGACGAATGCGATCGGGAACTTCTGACCTCCATCGTTCGGTCGACCTTCGGGAAGCGGCGAAAGACGCTCAGAAACGGGCTCCGGTATATGGGATTCCCCGATGCCCAGCTCGACTCAGTTTCGTTTGATCTTACAAGAAGACCGGAACAGCTTTCTCTTGAGGAATTTCTCGAGCTTACCCGGCTTCTCCACCCGTTCCGTGGCTTTCTCAGAAGAGAAACCCTCTCCCTTCCCGGAGCTGGATCAACACGACCACGTTGA
- a CDS encoding glycosyltransferase family 2 protein: protein MPKPQKISPKTPAKTAAAAPFLSIVIPLLDEEESLGELYAQILAATDPLKKPIEMIFVDDGSTDQSFSILEELHRKDARVKVVRFRRNFGKSAALSVGFREAQGNFVVTMDADLQDDPAEIPSLLEMLEQGYDLVSGWKQKRHDPLSKTIPSRLANSVTAMMTGIPIHDMNCGLKAYRREVVKEVIVYGELHRYIPALAHWAGFRVGEKVVTHHPRKYGRTKFGIGRFSRGFLDLLTILFTTRYIRRPLHLFGVWGILCFLFGILIDGYLSVEWFLGRTSLSNRPLFLLGVLFIIIGVQFVSFGLLGEMINRQQQDETTYSIRETLR, encoded by the coding sequence ATGCCAAAACCTCAAAAAATTTCACCAAAGACCCCGGCGAAAACGGCCGCTGCGGCTCCGTTTCTTTCGATCGTCATTCCTCTTCTCGATGAAGAAGAGTCTCTCGGCGAATTGTACGCGCAGATCCTCGCTGCCACCGATCCGCTGAAAAAGCCGATCGAGATGATTTTCGTGGACGACGGAAGCACCGACCAGTCGTTCTCGATCCTTGAGGAACTGCACAGGAAGGACGCGCGGGTCAAGGTTGTTCGTTTTCGAAGAAACTTCGGAAAGTCCGCCGCCTTGTCAGTGGGATTCCGGGAAGCACAGGGAAACTTCGTTGTCACCATGGATGCCGATCTTCAGGACGATCCGGCAGAAATCCCTTCGCTCCTCGAAATGCTCGAACAGGGATACGACCTTGTTTCTGGCTGGAAACAGAAACGGCACGACCCGCTTTCGAAGACCATTCCTTCCCGCCTCGCGAATTCAGTCACCGCGATGATGACGGGCATTCCCATTCACGACATGAATTGCGGGCTGAAGGCCTACCGCAGGGAAGTGGTCAAGGAAGTCATTGTATACGGTGAGCTGCACCGCTACATCCCGGCGCTGGCACACTGGGCCGGCTTCCGCGTCGGCGAAAAGGTTGTGACGCATCACCCACGCAAGTACGGCCGCACGAAGTTTGGCATCGGCAGGTTCTCACGCGGATTTCTTGACCTTCTCACCATTCTCTTCACGACAAGGTACATCCGGCGTCCGCTGCACCTCTTCGGCGTCTGGGGAATTCTTTGCTTTCTCTTCGGCATCCTGATTGATGGATACCTCTCCGTCGAATGGTTCCTGGGCAGGACATCTCTCAGCAATCGCCCTCTGTTCCTTCTCGGGGTTCTCTTTATTATCATCGGCGTTCAATTCGTTTCGTTCGGATTGCTCGGAGAGATGATTAACCGCCAGCAACAGGATGAAACGACCTACTCCATCCGGGAAACCCTCAGGTAG
- a CDS encoding glycosyltransferase family 9 protein gives MIPLKTDCRFFRGDVPCRPHKRFGVHCVDESGASCLHYEHIDKNILIIKLGAIGDVIRTTPLLHKLKAEYPSARIWWLTLTPEILPSLVDEPLGFSLKNIVSLRSLHFDVLYNLDKDREACALCEQISATTKRGFRLRDGIIAPIDAAADGKYLTGIFDDLSQANKKSYPEEIFEICGFSFAGERYILDRPASATTTWKINKRKRVVGLNTGCGGRWTSRLWDDKNWVAVARALKKKGYEVVLLGGEQEHSKNQKLARASKAKYFGHYPLQQFIELVDRCDLVVTGVTMAMHITIGLGKKIVLFNNIFNKHEFELYGLGSVLEPDKPCRCFYQPTCTNSRYRCMEHLPVTRVVDACARLLRS, from the coding sequence ATGATCCCACTCAAAACTGATTGCCGGTTCTTTCGAGGCGACGTCCCGTGCAGACCGCACAAGCGCTTCGGCGTGCACTGCGTCGATGAGTCCGGCGCATCGTGTCTGCATTACGAACACATCGACAAGAACATTCTCATCATCAAACTCGGCGCAATCGGTGATGTCATACGGACGACACCGCTGCTGCACAAACTCAAAGCAGAATATCCCTCCGCGAGAATCTGGTGGCTGACGCTCACTCCGGAAATCCTGCCTTCTCTCGTTGACGAACCCCTCGGGTTTTCGCTGAAGAACATCGTCTCGCTTCGTTCGCTTCATTTCGACGTCCTGTACAATCTCGACAAAGACCGCGAGGCGTGTGCGTTGTGCGAGCAGATTTCAGCGACGACGAAGAGAGGATTCCGCCTCAGGGACGGCATCATCGCACCCATCGATGCCGCAGCAGATGGAAAGTATCTGACCGGCATCTTCGACGACCTGAGCCAGGCCAATAAGAAGAGTTATCCCGAGGAGATTTTTGAGATTTGCGGATTCTCCTTTGCCGGCGAACGGTACATTCTCGACCGGCCGGCTTCGGCGACTACCACCTGGAAGATCAACAAGCGAAAACGTGTTGTGGGGCTGAATACCGGCTGCGGGGGCCGCTGGACATCACGGCTGTGGGATGACAAGAACTGGGTCGCGGTCGCGCGCGCGCTCAAGAAAAAGGGATACGAGGTTGTGCTCCTCGGAGGCGAACAGGAGCACTCGAAGAATCAGAAACTGGCCCGGGCTTCCAAGGCGAAGTACTTCGGCCACTATCCCCTTCAACAGTTCATCGAGCTTGTCGACCGGTGCGATCTTGTCGTCACCGGCGTGACGATGGCGATGCACATCACCATCGGATTGGGAAAGAAGATCGTGTTGTTCAACAACATCTTTAACAAGCATGAGTTCGAGCTCTACGGACTTGGGTCCGTTCTTGAGCCGGACAAACCATGCCGCTGCTTCTACCAGCCGACATGCACGAACTCCCGGTATCGCTGCATGGAGCATCTCCCTGTAACCCGCGTCGTTGATGCGTGTGCGCGCCTTCTCCGATCGTAA
- a CDS encoding class I SAM-dependent methyltransferase: protein MTTCPLCHQPVSRDFPIYYEFNAGRYQAKQCSSCSFVFLDPRLSANDLRLLYSDEYFLHDGADFGAHSASDYETAAIKGSVKFPEILGWISRFKPSGEFFEVGCGMGYFLEYARKQGYAVSGIEYAELGARTCREKFGLDVRRGSFEELAPEPEQCDVIFMGDVLEHLTQPLEMLTKAHTMLKTSGIVALEVPSTFNSLAGRCAVAGMRLLRTRKKMKLPPYHVNEFTPKTLRSIIGRAGFREAVIIQRIKPPSAITLRGNAFEKAVKKVLHYPNFGLTKSLGIFGDRLLGIGIK, encoded by the coding sequence GTGACGACCTGCCCTCTTTGCCATCAACCAGTCTCCCGGGATTTTCCGATTTACTACGAGTTCAACGCCGGGAGGTACCAGGCAAAGCAATGTTCAAGCTGTTCCTTTGTATTTCTCGATCCACGGCTCAGCGCCAACGATCTCCGGCTGCTCTACAGCGACGAGTATTTTCTGCACGACGGTGCAGATTTCGGGGCGCATTCTGCCTCAGATTACGAGACCGCAGCGATCAAAGGCTCGGTGAAGTTTCCTGAGATTCTTGGATGGATCAGCCGCTTCAAACCGTCGGGTGAATTCTTCGAAGTCGGCTGCGGAATGGGGTACTTCCTGGAGTACGCCCGCAAGCAGGGATATGCCGTCAGCGGCATTGAGTATGCAGAACTTGGAGCCCGTACGTGTCGCGAGAAATTCGGACTGGATGTGCGGCGCGGCTCGTTCGAGGAACTTGCGCCCGAGCCGGAGCAGTGCGACGTAATCTTTATGGGGGATGTGCTGGAGCATCTCACACAACCGCTGGAGATGCTCACGAAGGCGCATACGATGCTGAAAACGTCGGGTATCGTCGCTCTTGAGGTACCTTCAACGTTCAACAGCCTCGCCGGACGTTGTGCAGTCGCCGGGATGCGGCTGCTCAGGACAAGAAAGAAAATGAAGCTTCCCCCCTATCACGTGAATGAGTTCACTCCGAAGACGCTGCGTTCCATCATCGGGCGCGCGGGATTCCGGGAAGCGGTGATCATCCAGCGTATCAAACCCCCGTCGGCGATCACACTCCGGGGAAACGCGTTTGAGAAAGCAGTCAAGAAGGTGCTGCACTATCCGAATTTCGGACTGACGAAGTCACTCGGGATTTTCGGCGACCGTCTTCTCGGCATCGGCATCAAGTAG
- a CDS encoding glycosyltransferase family 39 protein, with translation MAKQSRQQVIPQTSLFPCFPEALNSRYAGLGIAALYFVLMLFISLNYHIVGDYNVETDFYWSYVPQAKHILEGMVPIEDYHGPAYPMVLAFISLFTRDLFHAGVALSTLAAAVSLFLIFELLKKLFRSDVAFLGTLLVAANTTFVRYSYTAGTDMLFVAFMSASTFFLLRDEQLRRTNVVLSACFAAIGYLTRYNGLSAAVGIPLAVLVANPFQQSLKDRIKTSAIFLGVFLAVIAPWGIYCQIQKGSFFYNRNYLNIAYEMFAKGKIGWDQYWYGEAQKFTSLTQVIFADPVLFTTSLVKNLIDHAVSDFNLLLGWQVGVFSLLGIAAFVKYRPTSRVAGYFLISAAFFGVLLLVFYGERFSMTLLPVYAVLALKALSVPSMAQFRFWKTIHAGGLIAIILIVWTCYDSTEFNRANIDSGPKEVLSFGSWSRQNLADSERGKIVIARKPHIAYYLDMKLEMFPYVENYDQLLVELRRVKASYLYFSLMEAGMRPQFRGLLDPRNAPKELRPLTYTTNPPAVLYKVELGETP, from the coding sequence ATGGCAAAACAGTCCAGACAACAGGTCATACCTCAGACGTCCCTCTTTCCCTGCTTCCCGGAGGCTCTGAACAGCCGTTATGCCGGGCTGGGCATCGCTGCGTTGTATTTCGTCCTGATGCTGTTCATCAGTCTGAATTACCACATCGTCGGGGACTATAACGTTGAAACCGATTTCTACTGGAGTTACGTCCCCCAGGCGAAACACATCCTCGAGGGGATGGTGCCGATCGAGGACTACCACGGACCGGCGTATCCGATGGTCCTCGCGTTTATTTCTCTGTTCACGCGAGATCTGTTCCATGCCGGCGTCGCGCTCTCGACACTTGCGGCGGCAGTTTCTCTCTTCCTGATCTTTGAGCTCCTGAAGAAACTTTTCCGATCCGACGTCGCGTTCCTCGGGACGCTTCTCGTCGCCGCGAACACGACCTTCGTCCGCTATTCCTACACCGCCGGAACGGATATGTTATTCGTAGCGTTCATGAGCGCCTCCACGTTTTTTCTGCTCCGTGACGAACAACTTCGCCGCACCAACGTTGTGCTCTCTGCATGCTTTGCAGCGATCGGATATCTCACGCGATACAATGGACTGTCTGCCGCCGTCGGAATACCGCTCGCCGTTCTTGTGGCGAACCCTTTCCAGCAAAGCCTCAAAGACAGGATCAAAACTTCAGCCATCTTCCTCGGGGTCTTCCTCGCGGTGATTGCCCCCTGGGGAATTTACTGCCAGATTCAGAAGGGAAGCTTCTTCTACAACAGAAACTATCTGAACATCGCGTACGAGATGTTCGCGAAGGGAAAGATCGGCTGGGATCAATATTGGTACGGTGAGGCACAGAAGTTCACATCGCTCACGCAGGTAATCTTCGCCGATCCGGTGCTCTTTACGACATCACTGGTGAAAAACCTGATCGACCACGCCGTCAGTGATTTCAACCTCCTCCTCGGCTGGCAGGTGGGCGTTTTTTCGCTCCTGGGCATCGCTGCATTCGTCAAATATCGGCCGACGTCCCGTGTGGCAGGCTATTTCCTTATCAGCGCGGCCTTTTTCGGCGTCTTGCTTCTTGTGTTCTACGGTGAACGTTTCTCCATGACACTCCTGCCTGTCTACGCAGTTCTCGCGTTGAAGGCGCTCAGCGTCCCTTCCATGGCGCAATTCCGTTTCTGGAAGACAATTCATGCCGGCGGTCTCATTGCGATCATCCTTATTGTCTGGACGTGCTATGATTCCACGGAGTTCAACAGGGCGAATATCGACTCAGGCCCGAAGGAGGTCCTGAGCTTCGGCAGCTGGTCACGTCAGAATCTCGCCGATTCGGAGCGCGGCAAGATCGTCATCGCGCGCAAACCGCACATTGCGTACTACCTTGACATGAAGTTGGAGATGTTTCCCTATGTCGAGAACTACGATCAGCTTCTTGTCGAATTGCGCAGGGTGAAAGCCTCGTATCTGTACTTCAGCCTTATGGAAGCCGGCATGCGTCCGCAGTTCCGGGGACTTCTCGATCCACGCAACGCTCCGAAAGAGCTGCGCCCCCTCACCTATACGACCAACCCCCCGGCTGTTCTGTACAAGGTTGAGCTGGGAGAAACACCGTGA